One stretch of Rhinolophus ferrumequinum isolate MPI-CBG mRhiFer1 chromosome 5, mRhiFer1_v1.p, whole genome shotgun sequence DNA includes these proteins:
- the LOC117022582 gene encoding LOW QUALITY PROTEIN: tubulin beta chain-like (The sequence of the model RefSeq protein was modified relative to this genomic sequence to represent the inferred CDS: inserted 2 bases in 1 codon), with product MSKPRALLSGAGSPVCPGPYPPLTAPDISPQWLLSLLTSKGTQQHWALMVPKITQQMFNAKSMMAACDLHHSCSLTVASVFRGCMSMKEVDKQMLNIRNKNSSYFVEWITNNVKTAICDIPPRGLKMPPPLIGNTMGPQELLQQISEQFVAVFRXKAFLHWCQGHSMEEIDFPEAESNVNNLVSEDRQYQDTMAQEKVDLKRGGEGGCGLERCGTR from the exons ATGAGCAAGCCAAGGGCTCTTCTCTCTGGAGCTGGCAGCCCTGTGTGTCCTGGCCCCTACCCACCTCTAACTGCTCCTGACATATCACCGCAGTGGCTGCTGTCACTTCTCACCAGCAAGGGCACCCAGCAACACTGGGCCCTGATGGtgcccaagatcacccagcaGATGTTCAATGCCAAGAGCATGATGGCAGCCTGTGACCTCCACCACAGCTGCTCTCTGACCGTGGCCTCTGTGTTCAGGGGCTGCATGTCCATGAAGGAGGTGGACAAGCAAATGCTTAACATCCGCAACAAGAACAGCAGCTATTTTGTTGAGTGGATCACCAACAACGTGAAGACAGCTATCTGTGACATCCCACCCCGGGGGCTAAAAATGCCTCCCCCGCTCATTGGCAACACCATGGGTCCTCAGGAGCTGTTACAGCAAATCTCCGAGCAGTTTGTGGCCGTGTTTCG CAAGGCCTTCCTACACTGGTGCCAGGGCCACAGCATGGAGGAGATAGATTTCCCTGAGGCTGAAAGCAACGTGAACAATCTGGTATCTGAAGACCGCCAGTACCAGGACACTATGGCCCAGGAGAAGGTGGATTtgaagaggggaggagaaggaggttgTGGCCTAGAGCGGTGTGGTACCCGGTAA